Below is a genomic region from Seriola aureovittata isolate HTS-2021-v1 ecotype China chromosome 23, ASM2101889v1, whole genome shotgun sequence.
AATGCATTACATAAAGGTTGCTGCTTGACTGACACTGAAAGGTGGCAAGGGGAGGGGGAGattgctgtatgtgtgtgtgtgtgactgtgtgtgtattgaatgtgaatacattttaaacaaaccAGAATCCCAGCCTGTGTCATCGTGCTTCAAtaacaagcccccccccccccccccccccccccccgttctgGCTCAAGACCCCTATGGAAGACCTACTTCCTGAGTAATGTAATAACCATAACAATAATCAGCCTGTCACTCAGGGAAGAGCTGTAAGTGTCCCAGCAGGCATCTGGCAGCCCCGGGGGTAAATATCGCACCCCTATACCCCTCCTTCCACCCCCCCctaaacacacactcccttATAGCACCAAGGCAATAAGACAGCAAAGGAGACGCAACGCCGCCTCAACGCCGGTCACTCAACTCGTATTTAAAATCCCGGTTTGAGAAAATCGGGTTAGATTATGTCGTCCTTATGTACAGTCTATGATCTCGAGGGAGACAGCTCGAGCATAGCAAATAAATCGGCATGAATAGATGGCAGTGTTGCCCGCGTAGGTCGAGTTCTCCAGCCACACGTTAAGACTGCGAGTTTCATGTGTGGTCGTGGCAGAAATGAAGTAAACAGCCGAGGCGTCAATAAGCCAGTGTAGGTTGTTTTCGGGTTTGTTGAAATACTACGCTGCTACTTAGAGATAAATCTGGTCACCTCGTGTGAACTCTTTTGACCCGATATACCCGCACACCCTGTCAAGGTTGCACCAAGGTTGGCTGAATGTTGTTTGGCATGCATTGCCCTTATTCAGCCAGCAAGCTTAATGCAGATGCTTCATTACCTCCAGGTGTATTTTGCTTTCATGTGCATTCGCCTTTAGTCCTGAGATTCATCTCCTGCTAAGGGCCattctgtgtgcatgtttttctgAGGGTTCATTATGTGGTATAGGGGTGGCGTTGTGCTGCACGGAAGCTGACCGACTGATAACCTCTCTATGCAAAGTGGGGGGGAAAATACCCCCCCTCAGCCATCTCTGCTGAGCACCACACTACCGTGAAGGTTCCCCCAGAGGAAAGCCAGGGAGGATCTATAATTCATTCACCTCCGTTTAGAGTCAACCCCAACTTAATGTAACCACGGAGAAAGGTCCGTGATGTTGGATAGGAGTAGATCTCTCTGCGCCTCTGCAGGAGTCTGACAAAGCCCCTTAAAGgttttcagtgcttttaaaaGTTGTCGATAAGAGTACGCAGCTGGAGTGGCCCTGAGatcaagggtgtgtgtgtgtgtgagtgtgtaagtgCTGTTGAGGGCACAGCTGAGGTTTAAGGCTGCACTGtactcaaaacaaacaacacacttgTGCTCTCCTCAAGACACGTTTAAATGGGCTCTTGAAACGGGAACCGATACTCTTCGAGGAATATGTTGCACAGCAATGTGAGTCAAGCTGCAGCGGaatgaaaagtttaattttagaataaataaagcctgtaattagattttttttttttaatccaagcAATCTGAAAATAACCCTACTTTTCATCCTTAAAGACTCTTTTAAAAGGCCCTTATTTCCTTCCATAATGGCTCTCTGATATCTCTGTGCAATCTCTTGCCGtccctcattccctctctctgctgaaAAATCCCCAAAACCACCCCTTCCTGTTGTAAATCTAAATCGAGGAGGCAAACAGAGCTTCTTGCGCACAGCTCCTCGCACACGGGGAGAAAAGCAGTACATGAAACAGCCATGCATGGCCTTGAATGAGTCATCTAATGCAGGGGGAgtgcctccacacacacacacagccactaaGCCACAGCCTCCATGGCTTTCAACAAAACATCTATTCTAAGTCTCTTTCAAGTTCAGAGCGATCCTCCAATTTTAGGGGAGCGAACTGGAAGAGGACGCAGCAAGACACGTCAGACTTCCCCTTCTTTTGCAATCacgagtttaaaaaaaaaaaaaaactttttgggGAAGAGGATCTGGGGAAATATTTGTCACAACGGGAGCTCGGTTAACATGGCGTCCACCGTGCATGCCGGGCCTTCGTGTCTACATATGGTTGTCATTGTAGGATTTGCAGGAGCAGGCATGGGAAGAGaagaacaaacacatgcagacatacaATCATATATCTGTGGTCGGGATGCACTGTGTTTAGCCGAAATCATTGCTTAAAGTAGAATACCACACAAGCTTAGGGGAAATCTGAtctttcactcactttttttaCTTGTCAAAGAAATCACTTTTCACATCAATACTTCAGCGCGCCAGATGTGGATGGCTAATAAGGCAGGTGCTCGAGTTCGCCATTACTGTACAAAGAACATCCTGTTCCTGTGAAGCGAACAGGTGAGTGTCTTCGTGGAGGTTTGTTCCTTCGGTGTTGTCATGAAGTTGATTGATTCTGCGTCGTAGACCGGTAGCCGTCCCGCTCAGGTGTATCCCACCAGGCGGGGGGGGGGTCCTGTGTAATCCTGGGCTTCGTAGTCCACAGACGTGAGGTCTCTTGTGGCTGGAAGAAAATCTGTGATATATTCAGAGGCCGTCTTTAATACCTGCTGACAATGAGTTGCACAGCATGATAGAATTAAGGTAATTTTCTGGGGTAATGGGCACATTTCCCACTTCAGATTTGTGAACAATGCAGTGACTTAAACACCAAACAGGTGGCCAAATACTGTTAAGTGCTTAAGTAAGTCCCCCTGTCTTTTGTATGGGCCCATACCAGCTCAAATCTCACCAAGAGCTTTCTCTCCTGCGTTTCATCGCCTCAGTAATTCCTCACTGTCTGAATACAAAACACTTAACACAAAGGGTGAATGGACTGCCTGTACTCCTGCTAAAAGACACTAGGTTTTATTAGTTTACAAAGCCAGTTTATTGTCATGAAAGCAGCTCCAGAAAAAGGCTCTTGAGGCTCGAGTCTACTAGCATTGTTTGCTTTGGTTTTGGAGAAGATTCACTAGTTAAGCATTTTCCAGGTGGGttcagttatgtttttttccacaacagtTGCTTTCTTTTCATAGTCATCATTCTTGTGCAGGGCTTCAGTTGTCAAccgtttcatttttttttccactggtgtgtgtgtgtgtgtgtgtgtgtgtgtgtgtgtgtgtgtgtgtgtgtgtgtgtgtgttgtgtgtgtgtgtgtgtgtgtgtgtgtgtgtgtgtgtcaggatgtctgtgtgtgcttgacAAATGAGACCCCAGTGTATGGAGCCTGCAGGTACAGTGAGCCGGTCTCACAAGCTGCTGCATGCTCAGTTTGAACCCAGATCTGGtttaaaaatcagtaaaaaGTCCAATATCAGCACAGCTTGCATAATAAAGGCCCCTTGCCCTCTGCTAACAGGTAAATAGTGGTGCTTTCACCTGGTGTTCCCTTTGTTCACAGATGCATGAAGGTCATGGCAGTGCTTCATTGCAGCAGTTAGTGTTCTTCATAAATCCTCCACTGTAACACTTTAATTACCTCTCCCAATTTTGCCGGTCGCagcctcctctgtttttcttctctttttcactcCAGCACCCCTTAaatcttctgtctctttcctgtCCCTGAAGGTAAGAACCCCACTGACAGCGGGGCTGCGGGGGACTACGGCGTTCCCAATCCGGGGCCGGCGTTCAAAGAGGTGTGGCAGGTGAAGGTGTGGCCCAAAGGCCTGGGTCAGGCCAAGAACTTGGTTGGCATCTACCGGCTTTGTCTGACTGACAAGACGGTCAACTTTGTCAAGCTCAACTCTGATGCCGCTGCCGTggtgctgcagctgatgaatgtCCGACGCTGCGGCCATTCAGAAAACTTCTTCTTCGTGGAGGTGGGACGCTCTGCCGTGACAGGCCCGGGCGAGTTCTGGATGCAGGTGAGCCTGTAATCTGCAACCCCCTTTATGTTGACAGTTTCACCCTCCAATCCCTCGTAAATGTAAAGAGCCTGTAATCAACAGAGTGAAAGAAACTGCAGTTTTCAAGTTACCCAATGTTAAGGTTGGTGTTCATGTAACCCTACATTATGGTCCAATTCAggttttgcaaatgtatttaaattaatCCTAGAAGTCAGTCACTGATTTAAAGATACATcttaaatacaaatttaattgaaaaatcaaaaattgaACTGTCTAAAGAATATCGAGTTAAATTCTCTTCattctttctttgatttttaattttttatcataGAATCAGAGTTTAGTGTTTGAGAGGGTTTTTGTGTCACATCTTAGGTGGATGATTCAGTGGTGGCCCAGAACATGCATGAAACCTTACTCGAGGCCATGAAGGCACTGAGCGAGGAGTTTCGCCAACGCAGCAAATCTCAGTCGAACTCCGGCCCTGGGGGAGGTGCTACTGCCTCTAATCCTATCAGCGTTCCTTCACGCCGCCACCACCCAAACCCTCCTCCCAGCCAGGTGGGCTTCACCCGCCGTCCCCGAACTGAACCTCCTGGAGGCTCTAACGGTGCAGCAGGAGGCAGCAGTGCCAATGCTTCTCCCACCCCGCGGCATAGCTTCCCAAGGTCTCGCACTGCCAGTGATGGGGGGAAAGGTGACGATGGGATAGCAGGGACCACACCGCTCCAAGGGCCGAGCTCCAGCCCCTCCACCAATGGCTCTTGCTCCACCACCCCAATCCTCAGGTCAAAGTCAGTCCGTTCCGCCCCCACCACAGCTGCTAAAACTCCCCTTGGGTTGATGCGCTCCATCTCCACCCCAGCGCCTTCCCCAGCCCCAAGCCTCTCCTCTAGCTCTGGGCATGGCTCTGAGTTTGGAGGTGTAACATCTTCCACTGGTGCTGGTCCGGGGTCTGGTGCCTACAGTCGTGTCCCCTCGCATCGCGCCTCTGTCTCAGGCTCTCCCAGTGACTACGGCTCTTCAGACGAGTATGGCTCTAGTCCTGGGGATCACACGCTCCTTCCATCCCCAAGCCTCCCTGGAAGCTCTGTTGGTAGCGTCAGCAGCCAATCTCTTGGCGATGAGGGGGCCAACTACATCCTGATGGGCCAGCGCAGTAGTAGTGGTGGTGGAAGTAATCAGGGAAGCTTGACATCCAGCTCCCTGCCTGCACCAGGAACACCAAGCTGCGGCTCCCAGCCCCAGACCAGGAGAGTGCTGCGCCGCTCCTCCAGCCGTGAATGTGAAGCTGAACGTAGGCTGCTGAGCAAGCGGGCCTCTTTACCTCCTATGACCCTGGAGAGACTGGCCCCACGCCAGCGTAGAGCTGAGGAACCGGCAGATGAAGATTCAGCCGATTATGCCATCATGTCCAGGAGCACCAGCCGCGAGTCCTTTACTTCCATGTCCTCTTCCATGCAGAGGGAATCTGTCATGGGTGCTGGGtcagcagggggaggaggaggatactTGGATGTTGCGGGGGAGTTCAAAAGTGAAGGGAGTGGAGGGGCAGGTGGTAGTGTAGATTTAGGTGTGGACAATGGGTATATGTCCATGCTGCCTGGCGTCACTCAGCCTCCAGTATCCCTGTCCCAGTCATTGGCTGTCTCTGTCCCAGACTCAGATTCTAAACCTACTGATGATTACATGGCCATGACCCCCAACAACAGCGTGTCCCCTCCACAGCAGATCCGGCCACCGCCAACTTCTGACGGCTATATGATAATGTCCCCCAATAGCAGCTGCTCCCCTGACCAGCGTGGGGGTCTCTCTGGAGGGGCTTGGGTGGGCAGTGGCAGTGCAGACAGCAGGGCAGGAAGTGACTATATGAACATGTCCCCAATCAGCGCACGTTCTGTAAATGGCAGCCCCCCACCTCCTGACCACACCGGTCATTTGGAGACCAGCTCCCAACAGCAAGCCCCCAAGATGGTGTATTCTTACTACTCCCTTCCCCGGTCATACAAACATAACCCCTCTGCTGGACACTTTGACGATGGGCCCGGGCGAGGCAGAAGGCCTAATGGGAATTGTAGTAGGGGAATGGGTGGAGGTAGGACTATGGGAGGGCGTCAGGAGCAGCAAGCAGCAGGAAACTCAGTGGTTGGACGCCACCTGtcactctcctcttcctcatacTCCTCCAGCTCGGCCAGCAGTGAGAGCCTTGGGGAGAGTGAGGAGCGGGCTACCCAGGCAGTGAACACCACAGCTGGGGGAGCTAAGTCCAAAGACGGGAGTAAGCTCCAGCAGAGACGGGGCTCTGCAGGGTTGTCCAAGCAAGGTAGCCATAGTAGAAGCAGACCAGTGAGCCTGTTTGTTGATGTATCCAAGGCTAATACCCTTCCCAGAGTCCGTGAGAACCCGCTGCCCCCAGAACCCAAGAGTCCTGGGGAGTACGTAAGCATTGAGTTTAAAGGGGAGAAGTGCAGCCAGACTATGGTTGTAGGAGGGCGTGGCAGGGGTCTCAGGCATGGCTTATCACTGCCTCATTGCTCAAGCAGCCAGCATCCTCAACACAGGCCAACTTCTTGCTTAGGTAACTTTGTCCCTCTCTCCCGTAGCCCCTCTGCCCCCATCACTCCCCCAGCTGCCTCCGAGTATGTCAACATGGACTTGGGCCCTTCTCCTTCCCCCTCACCACTCTCTCTTACCCCACTAGTTTTCCCATCTTTCCACACCCCTCCCACGCCTCCAACTCTCGCTCATGCCCCTAAAGCCTGTGATGAGGGTACTACTGGCCCTCGTGAAGAGGGGGCCGAAGTGGCTAATGCCCCACTTaggaaaagcagagaaagtGCTCCATCGGTGACTGAGTCCGAGTCTCCTACGTCCTGTGGAGACTACACAGAGATGGCCTTCAGCTTGAATAGCAACACCGTCCCTAGGTCATCATCCAGTGTCTCCCCCAAAGCCCCTTCCCCCACCAGGACTGATCCTTCTGTTCCAGTACTGTCACGAGGTCTAGACTTTCCCCTTGCCAAACCAGGACTCAACCCAGACCACGGGGCTAAAGTTATCCGGGCCGACCCTCAAGGACGCAGACGGCATTGCTCGGAAACCTTCCTGGCCTCGCCTTCCCTCCCCACCTCTAACTctacttcctcttcctccactgccTCCCTATTTCCAGAACATGCCCAAGCTGTGGCCCGCCGGCTGGGctttgaaaacatgttgtggGGGAATGGTGCTGTGACTGATACCCCCACTCAGTGCCCCCTCCCTGGACAGCAGTCCCTTCCCTCAAACGCTCAGACTTCCTCCACAGAGCAAGGTCTTAACTACATTGACTTGGACTTGGTCAACAAAGAGAGTCCTCATTTGGGGCTGGAAGGACCCTCAGGTAGCCAGACCCCTTCTCGCCTCTTCTCCGTACTGGGTGGAGGTTCTGGGATTGGGGGAGTGGGCgcagcagtcagcagcagcagcagcagtagctccAGCCTCAACACTTACGCCAGCATCGACTTCTACAAATCAGAGGAGCTGCGGACACATCAGAACGGAAGCAAGGAGGGAACAGGTAAgagctgttctttttttttttttttcttttaaaacagaaacacactcgCACTGTGATTTGCCTATTCccactttttttgtgtttgtgtgtcgtctttcctctttctcttcctacTTCTGCTCTGTCGCATTATCCAGATAGAAAAAACGCACTTTCAAGATAATCCAATGGAGCACAGCCTCGCTCTCCATCCATGTTGGTAATCAAACTTCACCTGGCGCCATATTAGGACATAGACACTGGTCTGATTTTATATACGAATGTCCACATAATCCATAATATGAGATGTAGATCAGCTGCAGCGACAATTTGGAAATTGATTTCAGTGCACAGTTTTTACATTGATGTGATTATATAAGGTGTTCGAAGCCAGACAACCTATTGGAATATCAATGCATATCGATATTCTGGAAATGACTATTGATTCTCTTGAGGCTTCTTGAATGCTGTGTCAGCATTCCCAGTGCTGCACCTCCTCAGTTCTTCTTTCCGGTGTTTCGGTACAGTTTGGTTAATGTATATGCCAAGAAGCAGAATCCAACTGCTCTCTCTGGTTCACCTGTTGTTTTCCATCGCACTGCGGTGGTAACTCTCAGCAAACCACTCCGAGCTGCCGTTGAAAACGTTCTACTCCAAGTTCAATAAAGCTGAACTTTGACCCTGTTATCCGTTGACCTGTCAAATTGAGATCCTCCGGTGTGATATGAGCCGGAGAAACGATGTGattcacatttaattttttatttaatgttactTGAGGAGTTTTCCAGAACTTTAAGATTGTAATGATGTTATGAAGGAAAGTGTGCAAGCATTCAAATGGTGTTGCTTGGTTTGTTGATTTGTCGGTACGAATATTGTTTACTAtaaattttataaataatacattatgaAATCCAAGCAATTTTTTAATGTTCCCCACCACAGTGTTATGATTACGTAGATTATATAGAAACTAGAATTTAGTTTAGGTGAGATGTATtgacatgtacatatatacagtacatatataatTTACATAATACTATGTATCTGCAGTGCTGTAACTGCAGAGTTGTcagacctttttttattttttgttagtAAGAGAGGTCAGTGAGGGCAGATGATGAattttcattgtatttacattttttcctaCTGTGGGGGGCAATTTTCTGGCTGTGGGGCACCACCACAGCTAAACAATGCCTCAACTAGGTCACTGTGAGACGTTTCCTCATAGAAAAACATTCTCTTTGAGCCACTGTCTGCACTAAATTGGCCCGTTAAGAAATAGACGCCTGCAGTTTAAGCAGATAGAGCAGCATTTAAATGGAGATGTGGATTTATATGCATCAGTAAAACACTCAGTAGTCTTACTTAACCTTCCACAGTGGGGTTCTTGTGATGAATGCATCCTGCCAAGCTTTGCTGTTAGCCTCCACATGATTTGTACTGCAAGTTGTGTTAAACTTAAAGCTCCTGGGTTTCTGTGGTAAACATTTTGTAGCTCTGCTCCACAGTTGGATTTAATGAAGAATTTAAGGCATTAACAAAAAATTCATCATGGGATCTTGCGGCGAGTGCGGCGCAGCTGAGCTCGACAGTCGGTTTTTTCATAGATTCCACAGATGGAAATGAACCATCAGGCTGTATCCATACGTCGCCCGTGTTGGTTTTATTGGGAAGTTGGAGGGCGTGTTGGTGGAAGCAGGCGGTGTTGTCGGCTGTATTTTAAATAGAAATGCTAGCAGGCTACCACAGTGGGACCATATGGGCTCTGGCTGCTGAGTACGTCAGCGGGGCAGCGTGGGGGAGAATGTTACACATTGGCTGTGAATGTTGAGATGGGGCCAGTGTTTCACTCACACAGCTCTCAAATGCCTCTGTACAGTGTTCCCCCtcctttcatccctccatcccgcctccccctctttcctccctcaaTAAATGATCCTTTTGTTTGAGAGTTTTTTACCGCGGTGGGCTGGCGGGCCTCAGCAGGGCCAGGCCCCAGGACTACTGGACTCTCCTGAAGCTGTTTTCCTTTGCAGTTTACAATTTGTGtatgttgctttttttattctgtcgTACCTTATTCTCCTCTATACTGCCTGTCTTTGTATCCATGTTTTTCTATTTGAGTAAGTGTCCttgaattcattcattcttccCAATCTTTATCCTCGTCCGACATCTAGGCAGATGGATATTTGAAattccttccctcccttctgTTCACTACACATACTAttgttcaagttttttttttttcaccaaaaaccTCTCTTGTCTTTACGCCTTTCGCCCTCCTCCCTTTGCACATTGTGTTTCCCTCTGTCCTTTAAATGCTTGCAGAGGCACGTAAAAATAGCTTTTAGTATTGCGCTGAGACGTTATGCTTTTGCTGTAGAGAAGTCAGAAACCAGGGAGAAAGGGACAGGCAAAAACCAAAATGGAAAGTGACTATACAAAGATGGTACATGACGACTAATCTACCCATTACTACGAACAAAAATACAGTTTGGAAACGATTAATTATATTGTCTGCGTGGATCCTgcgtgcttttattttttaaagagttCTGATCTGTTAATTACAGGGGGATTTTTCCCCCCAACAGGCTCCAGCTTGTataagagagtgtgtgtatgtctcagGGGTATGTTCTTTTGGCACAGGGAGGGGGGCAAAGGCTAAAACTGAACATCAGTAGTGGGACATGTGCCAAAAACAATCCTGTCGGACAGTGGTTATGTATTATGTAATGTGCAAAAATAACCTGTCATTATTTAGATAATGAGGCAAAGCGGGGTGAGCTGTTTCACTCCAAATAACCTCTTTTAGAAGCAGGATCAAGTCAAAATGAATCGACTAGAACAGATGTAACACGTGTGTTTTTTGCCTTGCAGCACACACTTCAACACTGTATGTGAGTGTTTATGTAGCAAATGCAAGTGTCTTTTATGAGCACCAAGTTCAAGCAAATCGTAAGAGACAGTGACCGAAATGTGTATATTTCAGTTTactgtgcatttctgtgtgtgtgtgtgtgtgtccctcatAGTGGAGGAGTGTCATGACCTTCAGCAGAACGGAGTGATTCTTTCCTTTATGAAGTGGAGAGGATTTTTAGgacaaaatgttaatttagaTTAAATCAGCCACCACTCCCACAATCTCCCCCCAAAGAAAACCACGTGAGAGAATTTTATTATCCGCTCTTCCAGCTGTCCCTTCCCCGTCAATTATGTACTACTTTCCCCATAAGGAGATCCATGCATACGTGTCTAACGTATAGAATTTAGCCTAGTTGCATGGTAAAATATAAAGTCGGtaaaagaaacactgacacGGAGCCTGACTTTGATTGAGTCTGTGGTTATTATAGTCATGATGCAGTGAAATCTGAATGAGGCTGTGTTTTGTCGTCCTTCAATCCTGAATCACATgaacattgttgtttttgttttcaacagtTCACAGAAGCGAGgctgtttacatttgtttacTGTTGCCTAATTGGGCAAAACTCATGCATAACTGACCAATTGGATCAGtatctactgtgtgtgtgtgtgtgtgtgtgtgtgtgtgtgtgtgtgtgtgtgtgtgtgtgtgtgtgtgcgtgcttgcgtgCGTGTGCGTACTGTTGCCGTGTCTAGACTCTTATCACAGATAAATGTTACAGATTTTATGGATTCTCTCTTTCGTTTGTGCAGTTGTGAGGAAATAAGTGTCAATAAATTGGCTTTTTGTTGAGCTAGGGCTGAGCTATGTAGATAAAATCGTCTATCATGTGTAGTAAtttatatatgataataatttcctgtaacatttatttagtttaatggctaataaaactgtcaaatcaaGATATTTAAGTTAATTgatgcaaaaatacaaaaaaggaaTTATGAATTTATAATATTCCAAtaagaaaacataagaaaaacataaaattttgTTATCATTTTCTACCAAAAGTAAACTTAACCTGCATGAAAGTaaaccacattttaaaaaaaacaaaaaaacaaaactgtcttGACTCTGACGCTCCCAGCAGCGCGGCGTTTTATTGCTAACACTGTTGGGTTTCTCGGCCTCGTTGGCAGCTTGTTGGCACATTCCCATTTCCTCAGAGTTCCAGGTTATGTCGACCAGGAAGAGGTAAACATACTTAAAGTCAGCCAGTGAAGCgagcaggaacacacacacacacacacacacacacacacacacacacacatatgaattCTTTTAGCAACCAAATGCATCGACATTCTCTCCCCGTCTTGTGTGTGAACATAGTTGGTAATGAGAGTCCCCGCCCTCGATCTGAGCTGGATTCCGGTTTATTGGGTCTTCGTTTTTGCTTTGGTGATCGTTTCTTTCTCTCATGATAAGCGACGGGACGAGAAGCATGAGCTGTCAGCTGATCGGACAAACTGCAAAGAAGCCAACGCCTTATCTGTGCCTctttatttggaggtaaaacagAGAGCGCGTGCATTGCAGATATCATATCATTGCACAGGAAAGTTACGATAAGTGTGGTGGGCCAAAGTTAAAGCAGGAGGACGgactgtaaactgtgatggatgtttaccACAGACCGAATTTTATCCTTCaccacagtctctctctctctgctccagatAAGTTTGGCTGAACTGGGAATTTGTTTAAAActgcttgtgcttgtgtttcCAAGTTTTAATAAATCTGAATTATCCTTAAGTATTTCATCATTAACTCATTAAATTGACTGACGGTGAGCATTTAATGAGTCCCCCGTTGTAACAAACAGcccatacactcactcactcaccctgcGCACTACGCACGGCCTTCCTGACGGCAGGCGCGACTTGCTGGGTGTGTAATCCAGGCCAGCGCTACGTGAGACTAACAGCACTAGTAG
It encodes:
- the si:ch73-335l21.1 gene encoding insulin receptor substrate 1-B translates to MDNQAGEQFSCEDVRKSGYLRKQKSMHRRYFVLRAASERGPARLEYYESEKKFRGKAPVPKKAVALETCFNINKRADSKNKHMIVLYTRAESFAIAAENEADQDEWYQAMVDLQCKSKNPTDSGAAGDYGVPNPGPAFKEVWQVKVWPKGLGQAKNLVGIYRLCLTDKTVNFVKLNSDAAAVVLQLMNVRRCGHSENFFFVEVGRSAVTGPGEFWMQVDDSVVAQNMHETLLEAMKALSEEFRQRSKSQSNSGPGGGATASNPISVPSRRHHPNPPPSQVGFTRRPRTEPPGGSNGAAGGSSANASPTPRHSFPRSRTASDGGKGDDGIAGTTPLQGPSSSPSTNGSCSTTPILRSKSVRSAPTTAAKTPLGLMRSISTPAPSPAPSLSSSSGHGSEFGGVTSSTGAGPGSGAYSRVPSHRASVSGSPSDYGSSDEYGSSPGDHTLLPSPSLPGSSVGSVSSQSLGDEGANYILMGQRSSSGGGSNQGSLTSSSLPAPGTPSCGSQPQTRRVLRRSSSRECEAERRLLSKRASLPPMTLERLAPRQRRAEEPADEDSADYAIMSRSTSRESFTSMSSSMQRESVMGAGSAGGGGGYLDVAGEFKSEGSGGAGGSVDLGVDNGYMSMLPGVTQPPVSLSQSLAVSVPDSDSKPTDDYMAMTPNNSVSPPQQIRPPPTSDGYMIMSPNSSCSPDQRGGLSGGAWVGSGSADSRAGSDYMNMSPISARSVNGSPPPPDHTGHLETSSQQQAPKMVYSYYSLPRSYKHNPSAGHFDDGPGRGRRPNGNCSRGMGGGRTMGGRQEQQAAGNSVVGRHLSLSSSSYSSSSASSESLGESEERATQAVNTTAGGAKSKDGSKLQQRRGSAGLSKQGSHSRSRPVSLFVDVSKANTLPRVRENPLPPEPKSPGEYVSIEFKGEKCSQTMVVGGRGRGLRHGLSLPHCSSSQHPQHRPTSCLGNFVPLSRSPSAPITPPAASEYVNMDLGPSPSPSPLSLTPLVFPSFHTPPTPPTLAHAPKACDEGTTGPREEGAEVANAPLRKSRESAPSVTESESPTSCGDYTEMAFSLNSNTVPRSSSSVSPKAPSPTRTDPSVPVLSRGLDFPLAKPGLNPDHGAKVIRADPQGRRRHCSETFLASPSLPTSNSTSSSSTASLFPEHAQAVARRLGFENMLWGNGAVTDTPTQCPLPGQQSLPSNAQTSSTEQGLNYIDLDLVNKESPHLGLEGPSGSQTPSRLFSVLGGGSGIGGVGAAVSSSSSSSSSLNTYASIDFYKSEELRTHQNGSKEGTEC